A single region of the Manihot esculenta cultivar AM560-2 chromosome 12, M.esculenta_v8, whole genome shotgun sequence genome encodes:
- the LOC110628708 gene encoding transcription factor bHLH167, translated as MARKNTTSSRLQRNVKEKVRRLHMKNLLAKLAPLVHPNPSTLSGPEVLVQATSHVKQLQGRIEELRNRRMEMQSTMNNSSSSARIPVMEIRSRDDVFEVNLITGLRKNFMLHEVINVIQEEGAEVTSFAQFNDGDCVFHIIRAKAISARIGIEISTIEEKLKEVVY; from the exons ATGGCACGGAAAAACACTACTTCATCTAGACTCCAAAGGAACGTCAAAGAGAAAGTTCGAAGATTGCATATGAAAAATCTCCTCGCCAAACTTGCTCCCCTCGTTCATCCAAATCCCTCCACG TTATCAGGACCTGAAGTTCTAGTTCAAGCCACCAGCCATGTGAAGCAGCTTCAAGGAAGAATTGAAGAACTGAGGAATAGAAGGATGGAGATGCAATCTACCATGAATAACAGCAGCAGCTCAGCGAGAATACCAGTAATGGAGATAAGAAGCAGGGATGATGTTTTTGAAGTGAATTTGATAACTGGATTGCGTAAGAACTTCATGTTACATGAGGTTATCAACGTTATTCAAGAAGAAGGAGCTGAGGTTACAAGTTTTGCTCAGTTTAATGACGGTGACTGCGTTTTCCATATAATTAGGGCAAAG GCTATCAGTGCTAGAATTGGAATAGAGATATCGACAATTGAGGAGAAGCTAAAAGAAGTGGTTTACTGA
- the LOC110627925 gene encoding uncharacterized protein LOC110627925: MAALAPGILLKLLNGMNTGTKPTSEHRSSLLQVTDIVPADLDEKNLFPKHGFYIKISDSSHSIYVSLPSEQDDFVLSNKMQLGQFIYVDRLEPGSPVPIVKGAKPLPGRHPLVGTPEPLMGLREKGEQNPNLKASGHRRGSWGTGENGVSSPMVLKPVPLDFDQCTPVKQRTSCGKPASPLIRGRMGKDGSASAAIRCSFGGGLLAKMVDTKGESPALLRKSCAVTSASKFPRSKSVCEREARIPSSPFNSSENKSSTPPPSLRNGKVVASLKMGGESQNSSNSKPAPEPQSQSIKSASDNSTSLPINLPGKLSILGKEAVQQRETAQKIALQALRDASATETLVRSLKMFSNLSKSARPDAPAACFDKFLEFHHQILQAITDMVSIQAATSASEIAQNPKAEQKDKKPEDEFPILHEIVHNSVDQSKNSELHSSKRRAALYKSIAAFPERSEQKTTLSKLQRSTANQKASSERKVPSTPLGKLPLEAVSENDENKIPAFCSLSNTIRLGKEVETEAGNWFMEFIEKALENGIKKSKGAADEDAKKVPQSLILKVINWVEVEQCDSNKRSVHPKAAQIARKLRIKMKNP; this comes from the exons ATGGCGGCATTGGCACCTGGAATTCTACTGAAGCTTCTCAATGGGATGAATACAGGGACAAAACCCACGAGTGAGCACCGGAGCTCGCTTCTCCAGGTGACTGATATAGTCCCAGCTGATCTTGATGAGAAAAATCTCTTTCCCAAACACGGATTCTACATTAAAATATCTGATTCTTCGCACTCAATCTATGTCAGTCTTCCTTCTGAGCAAGATGACTTTGTCCTCAGCAACAAAATGCAGCTAGGCCAGTTCATTTATGTCGATAGATTGGAGCCGGGATCTCCGGTTCCAATTGTTAAAGGAGCAAAGCCGCTTCCAGGGAGACACCCGTTGGTTGGCACACCAGAACCATTAATGGGTCTCCGAGAGAAAGGTGAACAAAATCCCAACTTGAAGGCTTCAGGTCACAGGAGAGGATCTTGGGGAACAGGGGAGAATGGGGTTTCGTCTCCGATGGTTTTGAAGCCAGTTCCTTTGGATTTTGATCAGTGTACGCCGGTGAAACAGAGGACAAGCTGTGGAAAACCAGCATCTCCGTTGATAAGAGGAAGAATGGGCAAAGACGGAAGTGCAAGTGCGGCAATTAGATGTTCATTTGGTGGTGGTCTGCTTGCTAAAATGGTGGATACTAAAGGAGAGAGTCCTGCATTATTAAGAAAAAGCTGCGCCGTAACTTCTGCATCAAAGTTTCCAAGAAGCAAGAGCGTCTGTGAACGAGAGGCTAGAATCCCAAGTAGTCCCTTCAACTCATCT GAAAATAAAAGTTCAACTCCACCGCCAAGTTTGAGGAATGGAAAAGTGGTGGCTTCCCTCAAAATGGGTGGAGAATCACAGAACTCCTCCAACTCAAAGCCGGCCCCAGAGCCACAGTCTCAATCCATTAAATCTGCTTCTGATAATAGCACAAGTCTACCTATAAATTTGCCTGGAAAGTTAAGCATACTTGGCAAG GAAGCTGTGCAGCAGCGAGAAACAGCCCAAAAGATAGCCCTCCAGGCCCTTAGAGACGCTTCAGCTACCGAAACTTTAGTTCGATCTTTGAA GATGTTTTCGAACTTAAGCAAATCTGCTAGACCAGACGCTCCAGCAGCTTGTTTTGATAAGTTTCTGGAATTCCATCACCAAATTTTGCAAGCAATTACAGATATGGTGTCCATTCAAGCAGCTACTTCAGCTTCTGAAATTGCTCAAAACCCAAAAGCTgaacaaaaagataaaaaaccTGAGGATGAGTTCCCCATCTTACACGAAATCGTACACAACTCTGTGGACCAATCCAAGAACTCAGAATTACATTCATCCAAAAGAAGAGCAGCTCTATACAAATCAATTGCTGCATTTCCTGAAAGAAGCGAACAGAAGACAACTTTGAGTAAACTCCAACGTTCAACTGCCAACCAAAAGGCCTCTTCAGAGAGAAAAGTTCCATCAACTCCACTTGGAAAACTTCCCCTTGAGGCTGTTAGTGAGAATGATGAAAACAAGATACCAGCATTTTGCAGTTTAAGCAATACAATAAGATTGGGAAAGGAGGTTGAGACTGAAGCTGGAAATTGGTTTATGGAGTTCATAGAAAAAGCtttagaaaatggtataaagaAATCTAAAGGAGCTGCAGATGAGGATGCTAAGAAAGTTCCTCAATCTCTTATACTAAAAGTCATTAACTGGGTGGAGGTAGAACAGTGTGATAGCAACAAGCGGTCAGTTCATCCCAAGGCAGCACAGATAGCCAGAAAGCTGAGGATTAAGATGAAGAACCCTTGA
- the LOC110628219 gene encoding pre-mRNA-processing factor 17 isoform X2 has protein sequence MDLLQSYKGDDELDGREVQNPISSPDSSPPRLLPAKSAAPKVDDTMLALTVAQANQTISKPIDPVHHVVAFNPKYDQLWAPIYGPAHPYAKDGIAQGMRNHKLGFVEDAAIDSFVFDEQYNTFHKYGYAADPSASEGNNYVGDLDALKKNDGISVYNIPQHEQKRRKIEKKKETEENEGENEDMDVDRVEIDNPASDAWLLKNRKSPWAGKKEGLQTELTEEQKKYAEEYAKKKEEKGAGGEKGEIVADKSTFHGKEERDYQGRSWIAPPKDAKATNDHCYIPKRLVHTWSGHTKGVSAIRFFPKYGHLILSAGMDTKVKIWDVFNSGKCMRTYMGHSKAVRDISFCNDGTKFLTAGYDKNIKYWDTETGQVISTFSTGKIPYVVKLNPDDDKQNILLAGMSDKKIVQWDMNTGQITQEYDQHLGAVNTITFVDNNRRFVTSSDDKSLRVWEFGIPVVIKYISEPHMHSMPSIAVHPNTNWFAAQSLDNQILIYSTRERFQLNKKKRFAGHIVAGYACQVNFSPDGRFVMSGDGEGKCWFWDWKSCKVFRTLKCHEGVSIGCEWHPLEQSKVATCGWDGLIKYW, from the coding sequence ATGGATCTTCTTCAAAGTTATAAAGGCGATGACGAATTGGATGGACGTGAAGTCCAGAACCCTATTTCTTCACCGGATTCATCTCCTCCACGCCTCCTTCCAGCCAAATCTGCCGCCCCGAAAGTCGACGATACGATGCTAGCCCTAACGGTAGCGCAGGCCAACCAGACCATCTCTAAGCCCATTGATCCTGTGCACCATGTCGTCGCGTTTAACCCTAAGTACGATCAGCTCTGGGCTCCCATCTACGGCCCTGCACATCCCTACGCCAAGGACGGTATCGCCCAGGGCATGCGCAACCACAAGCTTGGCTTCGTCGAGGACGCCGCCATCGACTCGTTCGTTTTCGATGAGCAGTACAACACCTTCCACAAGTATGGTTACGCCGCTGacccttcggcttccgaaggtaataATTATGTCGGCGATTTGGATGCTTTAAAGAAAAATGATGGCATATCGGTTTATAATATACCGCAGCATGAGCAGAAGAGGCGAAAAATTGAAAAGAAGAAGGAAACCGAGGAGAATGAGGGTGAGAACGAGGACATGGATGTAGATAGGGTAGAGATCGATAATCCGGCTAGTGATGCATGGTTGTTGAAGAATAGAAAGAGCCCATGGGCAGGCAAGAAGGAAGGTTTGCAAACGGAATTGACAGAAGAGCAGAAGAAGTACGCAGAGGAGTACGctaagaagaaagaagagaaaggagCTGGAGGTGAAAAAGGAGAGATTGTTGCTGATAAGAGCACTTTTCACGGCAAAGAAGAGAGGGATTATCAGGGAAGATCCTGGATTGCGCCGCCCAAAGATGCTAAAGCTACTAATGATCATTGTTATATACCAAAGAGACTTGTGCATACATGGAGCGGGCATACAAAGGGAGTTTCTGCAATAAGGTTTTTCCCCAAATATGGGCATTTGATTCTTTCGGCAGGAATGGATACCAAGGTGAAGATATGGGATGTGTTCAATTCGGGTAAGTGTATGAGAACTTATATGGGTCATTCAAAGGCTGTTAGAGATATTTCGTTTTGTAATGATGGGACTAAGTTTTTGACTGCTggatatgataaaaatattaagtatTGGGATACAGAGACTGGGCAGGTTATCTCAACTTTTTCCACAGGGAAGATCCCTTATGTTGTTAAGCTTAACCCTGATGATGATAAGCAGAATATTCTGTTGGCGGGTATGAGTGATAAGAAAATTGTTCAGTGGGATATGAATACTGGCCAGATCACTCAGGAGTACGATCAACATTTGGGGGCAGTAAATACCATTACTTTTGTGGATAATAATAGGAGATTTGTTACCTCTAGCGATGATAAATCACTTCGTGTATGGGAATTTGGGATCCCTGTTGTTATTAAGTATATAAGTGAACCACACATGCATTCTATGCCGTCAATTGCTGTTCATCCCAACACAAATTGGTTTGCAGCTCAGAGTTTGGATAACCAGATTCTCATTTACAGTACCAGGGAAAGATTTCagttgaataagaaaaagagatTTGCCGGACATATTGTGGCAGGTTATGCTTGTCAAGTCAATTTTTCTCCAGATGGACGGTTTGTTATGTCAGGAGATGGTGAGGGTAAGTGCTGGTTTTGGGACTGGAAGAGTTGCAAAGTTTTCAGGACTCTCAAGTGTCATGAGGGAGTGAGCATTGGGTGTGAGTGGCATCCACTGGAGCAAAGTAAAGTTGCAACTTGCGGTTGGGATGGCCTGATTAAGTACTGGTGA
- the LOC110628219 gene encoding pre-mRNA-processing factor 17 isoform X1: protein MDLLQSYKGDDELDGREVQNPISSPDSSPPRLLPAKSAAPKVDDTMLALTVAQANQTISKPIDPVHHVVAFNPKYDQLWAPIYGPAHPYAKDGIAQGMRNHKLGFVEDAAIDSFVFDEQYNTFHKYGYAADPSASEGNNYVGDLDALKKNDGISVYNIPQHEQKRRKIEKKKETEENEGENEDMDVDRVEIDNPASDAWLLKNRKSPWAGKKEGLQTELTEEQKKYAEEYAKKKEEKGAGGEKGEIVADKSTFHGKEERDYQGRSWIAPPKDAKATNDHCYIPKRLVHTWSGHTKGVSAIRFFPKYGHLILSAGMDTKVKIWDVFNSGKCMRTYMGHSKAVRDISFCNDGTKFLTAGYDKNIKYWDTETGQVISTFSTGKIPYVVKLNPDDDKQNILLAGMSDKKIVQWDMNTGQITQEYDQHLGAVNTITFVDNNRRFVTSSDDKSLRVWEFGIPVVIKYISEPHMHSMPSIAVHPNTNWFAAQSLDNQILIYSTRERFQLNKKKRFAGHIVAGYACQVNFSPDGRFVMSGDGEGKCWFWDWKSCKVFRTLKCHEGVSIGCEWHPLEQSKVATCGWDGLIKYWD from the exons ATGGATCTTCTTCAAAGTTATAAAGGCGATGACGAATTGGATGGACGTGAAGTCCAGAACCCTATTTCTTCACCGGATTCATCTCCTCCACGCCTCCTTCCAGCCAAATCTGCCGCCCCGAAAGTCGACGATACGATGCTAGCCCTAACGGTAGCGCAGGCCAACCAGACCATCTCTAAGCCCATTGATCCTGTGCACCATGTCGTCGCGTTTAACCCTAAGTACGATCAGCTCTGGGCTCCCATCTACGGCCCTGCACATCCCTACGCCAAGGACGGTATCGCCCAGGGCATGCGCAACCACAAGCTTGGCTTCGTCGAGGACGCCGCCATCGACTCGTTCGTTTTCGATGAGCAGTACAACACCTTCCACAAGTATGGTTACGCCGCTGacccttcggcttccgaaggtaataATTATGTCGGCGATTTGGATGCTTTAAAGAAAAATGATGGCATATCGGTTTATAATATACCGCAGCATGAGCAGAAGAGGCGAAAAATTGAAAAGAAGAAGGAAACCGAGGAGAATGAGGGTGAGAACGAGGACATGGATGTAGATAGGGTAGAGATCGATAATCCGGCTAGTGATGCATGGTTGTTGAAGAATAGAAAGAGCCCATGGGCAGGCAAGAAGGAAGGTTTGCAAACGGAATTGACAGAAGAGCAGAAGAAGTACGCAGAGGAGTACGctaagaagaaagaagagaaaggagCTGGAGGTGAAAAAGGAGAGATTGTTGCTGATAAGAGCACTTTTCACGGCAAAGAAGAGAGGGATTATCAGGGAAGATCCTGGATTGCGCCGCCCAAAGATGCTAAAGCTACTAATGATCATTGTTATATACCAAAGAGACTTGTGCATACATGGAGCGGGCATACAAAGGGAGTTTCTGCAATAAGGTTTTTCCCCAAATATGGGCATTTGATTCTTTCGGCAGGAATGGATACCAAGGTGAAGATATGGGATGTGTTCAATTCGGGTAAGTGTATGAGAACTTATATGGGTCATTCAAAGGCTGTTAGAGATATTTCGTTTTGTAATGATGGGACTAAGTTTTTGACTGCTggatatgataaaaatattaagtatTGGGATACAGAGACTGGGCAGGTTATCTCAACTTTTTCCACAGGGAAGATCCCTTATGTTGTTAAGCTTAACCCTGATGATGATAAGCAGAATATTCTGTTGGCGGGTATGAGTGATAAGAAAATTGTTCAGTGGGATATGAATACTGGCCAGATCACTCAGGAGTACGATCAACATTTGGGGGCAGTAAATACCATTACTTTTGTGGATAATAATAGGAGATTTGTTACCTCTAGCGATGATAAATCACTTCGTGTATGGGAATTTGGGATCCCTGTTGTTATTAAGTATATAAGTGAACCACACATGCATTCTATGCCGTCAATTGCTGTTCATCCCAACACAAATTGGTTTGCAGCTCAGAGTTTGGATAACCAGATTCTCATTTACAGTACCAGGGAAAGATTTCagttgaataagaaaaagagatTTGCCGGACATATTGTGGCAGGTTATGCTTGTCAAGTCAATTTTTCTCCAGATGGACGGTTTGTTATGTCAGGAGATGGTGAGGGTAAGTGCTGGTTTTGGGACTGGAAGAGTTGCAAAGTTTTCAGGACTCTCAAGTGTCATGAGGGAGTGAGCATTGGGTGTGAGTGGCATCCACTGGAGCAAAGTAAAGTTGCAACTTGCGGTTGGGATGGCCTGATTAAGTACTG GGACTAA